A window of the Oncorhynchus masou masou isolate Uvic2021 chromosome 13, UVic_Omas_1.1, whole genome shotgun sequence genome harbors these coding sequences:
- the LOC135552425 gene encoding protein S100-A1-like: MPSDLERAMESMITVFHKYAAKEGSGNTLSRRELKDLMENELSGFLKSQKDPATVDKIMKDLDSNGDGEVNFEEFVSLVVGLSIACEQCYQMHKKKMGK; the protein is encoded by the exons ATGCCGTCAGACCTGGAACGTGCCATGGAGTCCATGATCACCGTGTTCCACAAGTATGCTGCTAAGGAGGGCAGTGGCAACACTTTGAGCCGCCGTGAGCTCAAGGACCTGATGGAGAACGAGCTCTCTGGCTTCCTCAAG TCTCAAAAGGACCCAGCCACAGTAGACAAGATAATGAAGGATCTGGACTCTAatggtgatggagaggtgaacttTGAGGAGTTTGTTTCTCTAGTTGTGGGCCTGTCCATCGCCTGTGAACAGTGCTACCAGATGCACAAGAAGAAGATGGGGAAGTGA
- the LOC135551452 gene encoding ictacalcin-like: MSGIQQAMSLLIASFHKYSGKEGDKLTLSKAELKELLQAELGEMLGKASDKSAVDRIFKDLDSNKDNTVDFKEYVTLVSCLTVMCNEFFIKK; this comes from the exons ATGTCTGGGATCCAGCAGGCCATGTCTCTCCTCATTGCCTCCTTCCACAAGTACTCTGGGAAGGAGGGGGACAAGTTGACCCTCAGCAAGGCCGAGCTGAAAGAGCTGCTCCAGGCTGAACTAGGGGAGATGCTGGGG AAAGCCAGTGACAAGTCAGCAGTGGACAGAATCTTCAAGGACCTGGACTCTAACAAAGACAACACTGTTGACTTCAAGGAGTATGTCACCCTCGTGTCTTGCCTCACAGTGATGTGCAATGAGTTCTTCATAAAGAAGTAG